One Cucurbita pepo subsp. pepo cultivar mu-cu-16 chromosome LG09, ASM280686v2, whole genome shotgun sequence DNA window includes the following coding sequences:
- the LOC111801774 gene encoding uncharacterized protein LOC111801774, whose product MEMGCVGLQFSSQSSSSIVLKSSTTSPSPIGRRKFLVPSILSNPFLQVFGGNHSLIHLNISKSCSVRLPPKPISSEAWDFGRFLRTLYYFNGPPSPAKFFESLIAKLSGPSTNKPVEEMETSGFILVAGATGGVGRRVVDILRKKGLPVRALVRNEEKARKMLGPDIDLIVGDVTKGSTLAPHNFKGVRKVINAVSVIVGPKEGDTPDRAKYSQGVKFFEPEIKGDSPELVEFIGMQNLINAVKASVGLRDGKLLFGFEGNNLKEIPWGALDDVVMGGVSESSFQIDFKGGENGGPTGVFKGVVSTANNGGFTSVRTRNFSVPEDLSAYDGLELRLKGDGRRYKLIVRTSTDWDTIGYTAGFDTVKGQWQSVCVPFSSLRPIFRARTVVDAPPFDPTNIVSLQLMFSKFEYDGKLNPTFVEGAFQLPLSSIRAYIKDPITPRFVHVSSAGVTRPDRPGLDLSKQPPAVRLNKELDFILTFKLKGEDLIRESGIPYAIVRPCALTEEPAGADLIFDQGDNITGKISREEVARICIAALESPFTCDKTFEVKSVIPFSEPFIVDPENPPPEKDYNIYFKTLKDGITGKELLEQSPAPV is encoded by the exons ATGGAAATGGGCTGTGTTGGCCTCCAATTCTCATCTCAATCTTCGTCTTCCATCGTTCTAAAG AGTTCTACAACATCACCATCGCCCATTGGGCGAAGGAAGTTCTTGGTACCATCTATACTTTCTAATCCGTTCCTCCAAGTTTTCGGCGGAAATCACTCTTTGATCCATTTAAACATCTCAAAATCCTGCTCTGTGAGACTGCCACCAAAACCCATTTCTTCGGAGGCTTGGGATTTTGGTAGGTTTTTGAGAACGTTGTACTACTTCAACGGACCTCCATCTCCTGCTAAG TTTTTTGAGTCTCTGATTGCTAAATTGTCGGGTCCATCTACGAACAAACCtgttgaagaaatggaaactTCTGGGTTCATTCTTGTAGCTGGAGCAACGGGTGGTGTTGGTAGAAGGGTTGTTGATATCTTGAGGAAAAAAGGGTTGCCTGTTCGAGCTTTG GTgagaaatgaagagaaagCAAGAAAGATGCTAGGCCCTGATATTGACTTG ATTGTTGGGGATGTTACAAAGGGGAGCACTTTGGCACCTCATAACTTTAAGGGAGTGAGGAAAGTTATTAATGCTGTCTCCGTCATTGTTGGGCCAAAGGAAGGAGACACTCCAGACAGAGCAAAGTATAGCCAA GGAGTCAAGTTCTTTGAACCCGAG ATCAAAGGTGATTCACCAGAATTGGTGGAGTTTATTGGAATGCAAAATTTGATCAATGCTGTGAAAGCTAGTGTTGGACTCCGAGATGGAAAGTTACTTTTTGGATTTGAAG GCAATAATCTCAAAGAAATTCCTTGGGGTGCTTTAGATGACGTTGTAATGGGTGGAGTGAGTGAAAGTTCATTTCAAATTGACTTCAAAGGTGGCGAAAATGGTGGACCAACTGGAGTTTTTAAAG GTGTTGTTTCAACTGCAAACAATGGTGGCTTTACTAGTGTTCGGACGCGG AACTTTTCTGTACCAGAAGATCTTTCTGCTTATGATGGCTTGGAATTGCGTCTCAAAGGCGATGGCCGTCGGTATAAGCTGATCGTGCGCACCAGCACTGATTGGGATACTATTGGGTATACAGCCGGCTTCGACACTGTCAAAGGCCAATGGCAGTCA GTTTGTGtgccattttcttctttgaggCCAATATTTCGAGCTCGAACTGTTGTAGATGCCCCACCTTTTGACCCTACAAATATTGTGTCACTGCAG CTCATGTTTAGCAAGTTTGAGTATGATGGgaaactcaacccaacttttGTAGAAGGTGCATTTCAGCTTCCATTATCAAGTATAAGGGCTTATATTAAAGATCCCATAACTCCCAG GTTTGTACATGTGAGTTCTGCTGGAGTCACACGACCTGATAGGCCAGGGCTCGATCTCAGCAAGCAACCTCCTGCCGTCCGATTGAATAAAGAATTGGATTTTATTCTTACATTCAAATTGAAG GGAGAGGACTTAATTCGAGAAAGTGGAATTCCTTATGCAATTGTAAGACCTTGTGCGTTAACCGAGGAGCCCGCTGGTGCCGATCTCATTTTCGATCAAGGAGATAATATAACG GGTAAGATATCGAGGGAAGAGGTTGCTCGTATTTGCATCGCTGCTTTGGAAAGTCCGTTTACGTGTGACAAAACGTTCGAG GTTAAAAGTGTGATTCCATTTAGTGAGCCATTCATTGTGGACCCTGAGAATCCCCCCCCAGAAAAGGACTACAATATTTACttcaaaaccttgaaggaTGGTATTACTGGGAAAGAACTCCTTGAGCAAAGCCCTGCTCCTGTTTGA
- the LOC111801777 gene encoding ras-related protein RABA1c, producing the protein MAGYRAEDDYDYLFKVVLIGDSGVGKSNLLSRFTKNEFSLESKSTIGVEFATRSLNVDSKVVKAQIWDTAGQERYRAITSAYYRGAVGALLVYDVTRHSTFENVERWLRELRDHTDPNIVVMLVGNKSDLRHLVAVSTEDGKSFAEKESLYYMETSALEATNVENAFAEVLTQIYHIVSKKAMEAGEDAAAASVPSKGEKIDVGKDVSAVKKGGCCSS; encoded by the exons ATGGCCGGCTACCGAGCTGAAGATGACTATGATTATCTCTTTAAGGTCGTTTTAATTGGAGATTCTGGTGTGGGTAAGTCTAATTTGCTCTCCAGGTTCACCAAAAACGAGTTTAGCCTCGAATCTAAGTCCACTATTGGGGTTGAGTTTGCTACTCGGAGCTTGAATGTTGATAGCAAGGTCGTCAAGGCCCAGATTTGGGATACTGCTGGCCAGGAAAG GTATCGTGCAATAACCAGTGCATACTACCGAGGCGCTGTAGGTGCACTGCTCGTCTATGATGTCACACGACATTCCACTTTCGAAAACGTCGAGAGATGGTTAAGAGAGTTACGAGACCATACAGATCCCAACATCGTCGTCATGCTTGTTGGTAACAAATCAGATCTTCGACACCTGGTAGCAGTCTCAACAGAGGATGGAAAATCTTTTGCTGAGAAGGAGTCTCTGTATTACATGGAAACTTCTGCACTTGAAGCAACCAACGTCGAGAACGCGTTTGCCGAAGTCCTTACTCAAATCTATCACATTGTAAGCAAGAAGGCCATGGAGGCTGGCGAGGACGCAGCTGCTGCTTCGGTTCCTTCGAAAGGAGAGAAAATCGACGTCGGTAAGGACGTTTCTGCTGTAAAGAAAGGCGGCTGCTGTTCGAGTTAG
- the LOC111801776 gene encoding probable WRKY transcription factor 65 → MDATFNNNRHQFYSGDPFDDSDDKALDSPPSTSTAAAKKGRRGMKKKVVSVRINGDTPRNSSGSTTPPPDSWAWRKYGQKPIKGSPYPRAYYRCSSSKGCPARKQVERNRLDPTMLVISYSCEHNHSGPVSRNINNHHQAAAVEKPGSPESVPVHPEPEPEVEEKFVDMGEESLITGDEFSWFGEMETTSSTVLENSIFSGCSSGLGDSLSSDVAMLFPMGDNDVDDSLFADLGELPECSLVFRHGGGRGLAADEQPAAGQRRITPWCGTTT, encoded by the exons ATGGATGCCACCTTCAACAACAACCGCCACCAATTCTATTCCGGTGATCCCTTCGATGATAGCGACGACAAAGCCCTTGATTCTCCGCCTTCTActtccaccgccgccgccaagAAGGGCAG AAGagggatgaagaagaaagtggtGTCGGTGAGAATTAATGGTGATACCCCAAGGAATTCTTCTGGTTCTACTACTCCTCCTCCTGATTCTTGGGCTTGGAGAAAGTATGGTCAAAAACCCATCAAAGGCTCCCCTTATCCAAG ggcgTATTATAGGTGTAGTAGTTCAAAGGGATGTCCGGCGAGGAAACAAGTAGAGAGGAATCGGCTTGATCCAACCATGTTGGTGATTTCATATTCGTGTGAACATAATCACTCCGGTCCGGTTTCTAGAAACATCAATAATCACCACCAAGCCGCCGCCGTGGAGAAACCCGGTTCGCCGGAGAGTGTACCGGTTCATCCCGAACCGGAACCGGAAGTGGAAGAGAAGTTCGTGGATATGGGAGAGGAGTCGTTGATAACAGGGGACGAGTTCAGTTGGTTCGGGGAAATGGAAACGACGTCGTCCACTGTTCTCGAAAACTCGATCTTTTCTGGATGCTCGAGTGGATTGGGAGATTCGCTTTCGAGTGACGTGGCAATGCTTTTTCCGATGGGAGATAATGACGTGGACGACTCACTGTTTGCGGATCTCGGGGAGTTGCCGGAGTGTTCATTGGTGTTCCGGCACGGCGGAGGCCGCGGATTGGCGGCGGATGAACAACCGGCTGCCGGGCAGCGGCGGATCACTCCCTGGTGCGGAACCACCACATGA